In a genomic window of uncultured Sphaerochaeta sp.:
- a CDS encoding RpiB/LacA/LacB family sugar-phosphate isomerase, with product MTIAIASDLSGFPLKQEIAAHLKEQGYTLLDFGIEREDAPQPYFIQAPKVAKAIQEGKAEKGILICGTGQGMAIVANKHKGVYACVVDDIFSAERSKIVNNANVITLGGWITAPFVGKQIVDAWLAVSFTQKMEFKKEFLTNAFNQVQVLEEEQFR from the coding sequence ATGACCATAGCAATTGCCAGTGACCTGAGCGGATTCCCCCTCAAGCAGGAGATCGCAGCACACCTGAAGGAACAGGGGTATACCCTGCTTGACTTCGGTATCGAGCGTGAGGATGCTCCCCAGCCCTACTTCATACAAGCCCCCAAGGTGGCGAAGGCCATCCAGGAAGGAAAAGCGGAGAAAGGGATCCTCATCTGCGGGACAGGACAGGGAATGGCCATCGTAGCCAACAAGCACAAGGGCGTCTACGCCTGCGTCGTCGATGACATCTTCAGTGCGGAGCGCTCCAAGATCGTCAACAACGCCAACGTCATCACCCTCGGGGGCTGGATCACGGCACCCTTTGTCGGCAAGCAGATCGTCGATGCCTGGCTCGCCGTCTCCTTCACCCAGAAAATGGAGTTCAAGAAGGAGTTCCTGACCAATGCATTCAATCAGGTGCAGGTCTTGGAAGAGGAGCAGTTCCGATGA